From Methylobacterium radiodurans, a single genomic window includes:
- a CDS encoding methyl-accepting chemotaxis protein, producing the protein MKLFSNLNLVSKIAIPTLLIVSVAAGMVFLARSNLQTLDHNTQQIVDVSAARAVLALQMSNAVDEAAIKEKNIIIETDDARMKVQANEYKEERQKAYAAIERLIALADTPERRSTNEGIKRLMGDYFAAIDRVIALGLKNENEAAAKISNNASRDARRKLVEVVGKRVETNLRDLSIAKQKASEIAASATQTLVITAICGLLIAVILLAGIVVFGVTRPLNAMEGAMSRLAAGDLEVAVSGTERRDEVGSLARSLQVFKNNAIQARAMAAAQEAENQAKMRRANLLDDLTKSFERSVSVLTQGLAGAATEMEATARSMTATAHETSQQSVTVAGAAQQTSANVQTVAAASEEMSASVTEIVQQVSQSAQIAGRAVDTARQTDATVQRLAGTAERITTAVSLISQIAGQTNLLALNATIEAARAGEAGRGFAVVATEVKELAGQTSRATGEIGERIAEIQAATQEAVADIQQISRVIGEMSTYAASIAAAMEEQGAATQEITRNVQQAAQGTELVTRNIGSVQAGAGQTSAAASQVLSAAQELARHSEGLTREVSTFLAGVKAA; encoded by the coding sequence ATGAAGTTGTTCAGCAACCTCAATCTGGTATCAAAAATTGCAATTCCGACGCTGCTGATTGTTTCTGTTGCGGCGGGAATGGTCTTCCTGGCGCGTTCTAACCTGCAAACACTCGATCATAACACACAGCAGATCGTGGACGTCAGCGCTGCGCGCGCAGTTCTTGCCCTTCAGATGTCGAACGCTGTCGATGAGGCTGCGATCAAGGAAAAGAATATCATCATCGAGACGGATGATGCGCGCATGAAGGTGCAAGCGAACGAGTACAAGGAGGAGCGCCAGAAGGCGTACGCCGCCATCGAGCGGCTGATCGCACTGGCCGACACGCCTGAGCGCAGGTCTACAAACGAGGGCATCAAACGCTTGATGGGCGACTACTTCGCCGCAATCGACAGGGTGATAGCCTTAGGGCTGAAGAACGAGAACGAAGCTGCTGCCAAGATCTCGAACAACGCAAGCCGCGACGCCCGCAGGAAGTTGGTCGAAGTTGTGGGAAAGCGGGTTGAGACGAACTTGCGGGATCTCAGCATTGCCAAGCAAAAGGCGTCAGAAATCGCTGCCTCTGCCACGCAGACCCTGGTGATCACCGCCATCTGCGGTCTCCTGATCGCCGTCATCCTGCTCGCGGGCATTGTGGTTTTCGGCGTGACGCGTCCTCTGAACGCCATGGAAGGCGCGATGAGCCGCTTGGCTGCCGGTGATCTTGAGGTGGCGGTCAGCGGCACCGAACGGAGGGATGAGGTCGGCTCGCTGGCCCGCTCGCTTCAGGTATTTAAGAACAATGCCATCCAGGCGCGCGCGATGGCTGCGGCGCAAGAGGCCGAGAACCAAGCCAAGATGCGGCGTGCCAACTTGCTCGATGACCTCACCAAAAGCTTCGAGCGGAGCGTTTCGGTGCTGACGCAAGGGCTGGCCGGCGCCGCCACTGAGATGGAAGCGACTGCTCGCTCCATGACCGCGACTGCCCACGAGACGAGTCAGCAGAGCGTGACCGTAGCCGGTGCGGCTCAGCAAACCTCGGCCAACGTGCAGACCGTGGCCGCCGCCAGCGAGGAGATGTCGGCGTCGGTGACGGAGATCGTGCAGCAGGTCAGCCAGTCGGCGCAGATCGCCGGCCGCGCCGTGGATACGGCGCGGCAGACCGACGCGACGGTGCAGAGACTTGCTGGCACGGCCGAGCGCATCACCACAGCGGTGTCGCTGATCTCGCAGATCGCGGGTCAGACCAATCTGCTCGCGCTGAACGCCACCATCGAGGCGGCGCGTGCCGGAGAGGCGGGGCGCGGCTTTGCGGTTGTCGCCACGGAGGTGAAGGAGTTGGCGGGTCAGACCTCCCGGGCGACGGGCGAGATCGGTGAGCGCATCGCGGAGATCCAGGCGGCGACGCAGGAGGCGGTCGCCGACATCCAGCAGATCAGCCGGGTGATCGGCGAGATGTCCACCTACGCGGCGAGCATCGCGGCGGCCATGGAGGAGCAGGGGGCGGCAACCCAGGAGATCACGCGCAACGTGCAGCAGGCGGCGCAAGGCACGGAGTTGGTGACCCGCAACATCGGATCGGTGCAGGCGGGCGCCGGCCAGACGAGCGCGGCAGCCTCGCAGGTGCTGAGCGCGGCGCAGGAGCTTGCCCGGCACTCGGAAGGCCTCACCCGCGAGGTCTCCACCTTCTTGGCTGGCGTGAAGGCGGCTTGA
- a CDS encoding DsrE family protein: protein MFDRHRWPGGRAILGIMACLSAGMWAAAPTASPTRAAAAPARHHRIVYHVSSNDQPTMQRALGTADNALKHYRSRGETARIEIVANGGGVHMMRSDTTPVGPMLQYMRSTYPDLVLTACGLTRTIMETNEAWTVPLLEGIGVVTVGLVRVVELQEEGYAYVKP from the coding sequence ATGTTCGACCGACATCGATGGCCTGGTGGACGGGCCATCCTGGGGATCATGGCCTGCCTCTCGGCCGGGATGTGGGCTGCCGCACCGACGGCCTCGCCGACCCGCGCCGCCGCAGCACCGGCACGTCACCACCGCATCGTCTACCACGTCAGCAGCAACGATCAGCCCACGATGCAGCGGGCCCTCGGAACCGCCGACAACGCCCTCAAGCATTACCGGAGCCGCGGCGAGACGGCGCGCATCGAGATCGTCGCCAATGGCGGCGGCGTTCACATGATGCGGTCCGATACGACGCCGGTCGGTCCGATGCTGCAGTACATGCGCAGCACCTACCCGGACCTGGTTCTGACCGCTTGCGGCCTCACCCGGACGATCATGGAAACCAATGAGGCGTGGACCGTCCCCCTCCTCGAAGGGATCGGTGTCGTGACCGTTGGCCTCGTGCGGGTGGTGGAACTCCAGGAGGAGGGCTATGCCTATGTCAAACCCTGA
- the arsH gene encoding arsenical resistance protein ArsH, with the protein MDKPQQPFADGIPNLSEAHFEVPIVEQLQVTAALSHAPRFLILYGSLRERSFSRFLAYEAARLLEAMGGEVRIFHAHGLPLPDDATADHPKVQELRQLSIWSEGQVWVSPERHGNLTGVMKSQVDWLPLSEGSVRPTQGRTLAVMQVSGGSQSFNAVNSLRLLGRWMRMITIPNQSSVPMAYKEFDDAGRMKPGPLYDRVVDVCEELVKFTLLTRGRADHLVDRYSERKERQPDRLKAVAADIGFVKR; encoded by the coding sequence TTGGACAAGCCCCAGCAGCCGTTCGCCGATGGGATCCCGAACCTCTCCGAGGCGCACTTCGAGGTGCCGATCGTCGAGCAGCTACAGGTGACGGCGGCGCTCTCCCACGCGCCGCGCTTCCTGATCCTCTACGGTTCGCTGCGAGAGCGCTCGTTCAGCCGGTTCCTGGCCTACGAGGCGGCCCGGCTCCTGGAGGCGATGGGCGGCGAGGTCAGAATCTTCCACGCCCACGGCCTGCCGCTGCCCGACGACGCGACGGCCGACCACCCGAAGGTGCAGGAGCTTCGGCAACTCTCGATCTGGTCGGAGGGGCAGGTTTGGGTCAGCCCGGAGCGGCACGGCAACTTGACCGGCGTCATGAAGAGCCAGGTCGACTGGCTGCCGCTGAGCGAGGGTTCGGTGCGGCCGACGCAGGGGCGCACGCTCGCGGTGATGCAGGTCTCGGGCGGATCGCAGAGCTTCAATGCCGTGAACAGCCTGCGGCTGCTGGGGCGCTGGATGCGGATGATCACCATCCCGAACCAGTCCTCGGTGCCGATGGCTTACAAGGAGTTCGACGACGCCGGCCGCATGAAGCCGGGCCCACTGTACGACCGGGTCGTGGACGTCTGCGAGGAACTGGTGAAGTTCACCCTGCTGACCCGGGGGCGGGCCGACCACCTCGTCGACCGCTACTCCGAGCGGAAGGAGCGCCAACCCGACCGGCTCAAGGCAGTCGCTGCCGACATCGGGTTCGTGAAGCGATAG
- a CDS encoding DoxX family protein: protein MSQTLATPAAPSRGMTILAWSLQIVLALVFLAAGGAKLAGIPMMVQVFDLVGVGQWFRIVTGLIEVAGAIALLIPTYAGLAALLLGCTMVGAVLAHLTVLPTPAAPAVFLLLLCALLALLRRNQIAAVANRGR, encoded by the coding sequence ATGTCTCAGACCCTCGCCACCCCCGCCGCCCCGTCGCGCGGCATGACCATCCTCGCCTGGTCCCTGCAGATCGTGCTCGCGCTCGTGTTCCTGGCCGCCGGCGGCGCCAAGCTCGCGGGCATCCCGATGATGGTTCAGGTCTTCGACCTCGTCGGCGTCGGGCAGTGGTTCCGCATCGTCACGGGGCTCATCGAGGTTGCGGGCGCAATCGCGCTGCTGATCCCCACCTATGCCGGCCTCGCCGCGTTGTTGCTCGGTTGCACGATGGTCGGTGCGGTGCTGGCCCACCTGACGGTCCTGCCGACGCCAGCGGCGCCCGCCGTGTTCCTGCTGCTCCTCTGCGCCCTGCTGGCTCTGCTGCGTCGTAACCAGATCGCCGCGGTCGCGAACCGCGGCCGCTGA
- a CDS encoding sigma-70 family RNA polymerase sigma factor — protein MPAKPDDHRSRPGCGVTDIPCHLSGALQDYFMLSGQTPLPDRLTILLDRIDAALAAAGERLATGFRDELIRALPALRTFAMSLCASAARADDLVQETLVRAWANRERFIPGTNFTAWTFTILRNQFYSEMRKARREVEDAESTHAAGLTAAPDQEHVVALGSVMNLIGTLPLPQRQALLLVGAEGFTYEEAAAQLGCQVGTVKSRISRARSFLVASLAQDASSLGFAGL, from the coding sequence GTGCCCGCCAAGCCGGACGACCACCGAAGCCGTCCGGGATGCGGGGTCACCGACATCCCCTGCCACCTCTCCGGCGCCCTGCAGGACTACTTCATGCTCTCGGGGCAGACGCCCCTTCCCGATCGGCTGACCATTCTTCTCGACCGGATCGACGCTGCCCTGGCCGCGGCCGGCGAGCGGCTCGCCACCGGCTTCCGCGACGAGCTGATCCGTGCGTTGCCGGCGCTGCGGACCTTCGCCATGTCCCTCTGCGCGAGCGCGGCGCGCGCCGACGACCTCGTGCAGGAAACGTTGGTCCGAGCTTGGGCGAACCGGGAGCGGTTCATCCCCGGCACCAACTTCACCGCCTGGACCTTCACCATCCTGCGCAACCAGTTCTACAGCGAGATGCGCAAGGCGCGGCGCGAGGTCGAGGACGCCGAGAGCACGCATGCGGCGGGGCTCACGGCGGCGCCCGATCAGGAGCATGTCGTGGCGCTCGGCTCAGTGATGAACCTGATCGGGACGCTGCCGCTCCCGCAGCGCCAAGCCCTTCTGCTCGTCGGCGCGGAGGGCTTCACCTACGAGGAGGCGGCTGCCCAACTCGGATGTCAGGTCGGCACGGTGAAGAGCCGGATCAGTCGAGCACGCAGCTTCCTCGTCGCGAGCCTCGCGCAGGACGCCTCCTCGCTCGGTTTTGCGGGGCTCTGA
- a CDS encoding phospholipase A2 family protein: MKPPLLAVLGLLLVAYPYACVAQAVQEVPPASVEVDEPRPGPPPPLPDVSDPNGRAGEALNEPGERSGIPKALRASGSRAGGPANDLNPSGQIEASAPPKGNLGRVVAGTELFHGNYCGKGQRGEGLTPTDDLDAACMRHDACYDTAGYSSCACDTALKREASVVSDSPSVSLEVRRRALSVIEAATAMECRAP; encoded by the coding sequence TTGAAACCACCTCTTCTCGCAGTGCTGGGGCTGCTGCTCGTGGCCTACCCCTACGCTTGCGTCGCGCAGGCCGTCCAGGAAGTCCCGCCCGCTTCCGTCGAGGTGGACGAGCCTCGACCCGGGCCGCCGCCTCCATTGCCGGATGTCTCGGATCCGAACGGCCGGGCCGGCGAGGCCCTGAACGAGCCAGGTGAGCGCTCAGGCATCCCGAAGGCCCTGCGCGCCTCAGGCTCCAGGGCGGGCGGGCCGGCCAACGACCTCAATCCGAGCGGCCAGATCGAGGCGTCGGCGCCGCCGAAGGGCAACCTCGGTCGGGTCGTCGCAGGGACGGAGCTATTCCACGGGAACTACTGCGGGAAGGGGCAGCGGGGCGAGGGCCTGACGCCGACCGACGACCTCGACGCCGCCTGCATGCGTCACGACGCCTGCTACGACACGGCCGGGTATAGCTCGTGCGCCTGCGACACGGCCCTGAAGCGGGAAGCGTCCGTCGTCTCGGATAGCCCGAGCGTTTCGCTCGAAGTCAGGCGTCGAGCGCTCAGCGTCATCGAGGCGGCGACCGCGATGGAGTGCCGCGCGCCTTGA
- the gyrB gene encoding DNA topoisomerase (ATP-hydrolyzing) subunit B, whose protein sequence is MADTPQTDHDAYGAESIRVLKGLDAVRKRPGMYIGDTDDGSGLHHMVYEVVDNAIDEALAGHADLVTVTLNADGSCTVSDNGRGIPVDIHREEGVSAAEVIMTQLHAGGKFDQNSYKVSGGLHGVGVSVVNALSVWLKLRIWRNDQEHAMEFGHGEAKAPLKVVGPGNGRRGTEVTFLPSTETFTMVEFDYATLEKRLRELAFLNSGVRIVLTDARHAEKRREELYYEGGIEAFVRYLDRSRKPIEGMSKPVVVRSERDGIRVEVAFWWNDSFNETVLPFTNNIPQRDGGTHMAGFRAALTRQITGYAESSGVAKKEKVSLTGEDCREGLTAVISVQVPDPKFSSQTKDKLVSSEVRPAVENVLNEGLSTWLEENPSQAKALMGKVVLAASAREAARKARETVTRKGALDIASLPGKLADCQERDPTKCEILLVEGDSAGGSAKQGRDRAFQAVLPLRGKILNVERVRADRMLSSAEIGTLITALGAGIGRSSTDREGFNPDKLRYHRIIIMTDADVDGSHIRTLLLTFFFRQMPELIERGHLYIAQPPLYKAERGRKALYLKDERALEDYLIDQGTEGAVLRLASGAEFAGPQLKTLVEEARSFRGILQGLHTRYDRAVVEQAVLAGAFAGDVAENPGEAEVLADMTAKRLDAIADEIERGWQGEAYEGGYRLSRTLRGVRQVATLDAGLITSQEARRLAERADAFREIYGEPATLARKTDETVLHGPVGLFEAVMAFGRKGLSLQRYKGLGEMTAQQLWETTLDRDVRSLLQVKVKDTTDADDLFVKLMGDVVEPRREFIQENALSVANLDV, encoded by the coding sequence ATGGCCGACACTCCGCAGACTGACCACGACGCCTACGGCGCGGAATCGATCCGGGTACTCAAGGGGCTGGACGCCGTCCGCAAGCGTCCGGGCATGTATATCGGTGACACCGACGACGGCTCGGGCCTCCACCACATGGTCTACGAGGTCGTCGACAACGCGATCGACGAGGCGCTCGCCGGCCACGCCGATCTGGTCACCGTGACGCTCAACGCGGACGGGTCCTGCACGGTTTCCGACAATGGCCGCGGCATTCCGGTCGACATCCACCGGGAGGAGGGCGTCTCGGCGGCCGAGGTCATCATGACCCAGCTGCACGCGGGCGGTAAGTTCGACCAGAACTCCTACAAGGTCTCGGGCGGCCTTCACGGCGTCGGCGTGTCCGTCGTCAACGCGCTCTCGGTCTGGCTCAAGCTCCGGATCTGGCGCAACGACCAGGAGCACGCGATGGAGTTCGGCCACGGCGAGGCGAAGGCCCCGCTGAAGGTGGTCGGCCCCGGCAACGGTCGGCGCGGCACGGAGGTGACCTTCCTGCCCTCCACCGAGACCTTCACGATGGTCGAGTTCGACTACGCGACGCTGGAGAAGCGGCTGCGGGAGCTGGCCTTTCTGAACTCGGGCGTGCGCATCGTGCTCACCGACGCGCGCCACGCCGAGAAGCGGCGCGAGGAACTCTACTACGAGGGCGGCATCGAGGCCTTCGTGCGCTACCTCGACCGTTCGCGCAAACCCATCGAGGGCATGTCGAAGCCCGTCGTGGTGCGCTCCGAGCGCGACGGCATCCGGGTCGAGGTGGCGTTTTGGTGGAACGACTCGTTCAACGAGACCGTGCTGCCGTTCACCAACAACATCCCGCAGCGCGACGGCGGCACCCACATGGCGGGCTTTCGCGCGGCGCTCACCCGGCAGATCACCGGCTACGCCGAATCGTCGGGCGTCGCCAAGAAGGAGAAGGTCTCGCTCACCGGCGAGGATTGCCGCGAGGGCCTGACCGCCGTCATCTCGGTGCAGGTGCCGGACCCAAAATTCTCCTCGCAGACGAAGGACAAGCTCGTCTCCTCCGAGGTGCGCCCGGCCGTCGAGAACGTGCTGAACGAGGGCCTCTCGACCTGGCTGGAGGAGAACCCCTCCCAGGCCAAGGCCCTGATGGGCAAGGTGGTGCTGGCGGCCTCCGCCCGCGAGGCGGCCCGCAAGGCGCGCGAGACCGTGACCCGGAAGGGCGCGCTCGACATCGCCTCGCTGCCCGGCAAGCTCGCCGACTGCCAGGAGCGGGATCCGACCAAGTGCGAGATCCTGCTGGTGGAGGGCGATTCCGCCGGCGGCTCGGCCAAGCAGGGCCGGGATAGGGCGTTCCAAGCGGTTCTGCCGCTGCGCGGGAAAATCCTGAACGTCGAGCGGGTGCGCGCCGACCGGATGCTGTCCTCGGCCGAGATCGGCACGCTGATCACGGCGCTGGGTGCGGGCATTGGGCGGTCCTCGACCGACCGCGAGGGCTTCAACCCAGACAAGCTGCGCTACCACCGCATCATCATCATGACGGATGCGGACGTGGACGGCTCGCACATCCGCACGCTGCTGCTGACGTTCTTCTTCCGCCAGATGCCGGAGTTGATCGAGCGCGGGCACCTCTACATCGCCCAGCCGCCGCTCTACAAAGCCGAGCGCGGCCGCAAGGCGCTCTACCTTAAGGACGAGCGGGCGCTCGAGGACTACCTGATCGACCAGGGCACCGAGGGCGCAGTGCTGCGCCTTGCCTCCGGCGCCGAGTTCGCCGGGCCGCAGCTCAAGACCCTGGTGGAGGAGGCGCGCAGCTTCCGCGGCATCCTGCAGGGCCTGCACACCCGCTACGACCGCGCCGTGGTCGAGCAGGCGGTGCTGGCCGGCGCCTTCGCGGGGGATGTGGCCGAGAACCCCGGCGAGGCCGAGGTGCTGGCCGACATGACGGCCAAGCGCCTCGACGCCATCGCGGATGAGATCGAGCGCGGCTGGCAGGGCGAGGCGTACGAGGGCGGCTACCGGCTCAGCCGGACCCTGCGCGGCGTGCGGCAGGTGGCGACGCTCGATGCCGGCCTGATCACCAGCCAGGAGGCGCGCCGGCTGGCCGAGCGGGCTGACGCCTTCCGGGAGATCTACGGCGAGCCGGCGACGCTCGCCCGCAAGACCGACGAGACCGTGCTGCACGGGCCTGTCGGTCTGTTCGAGGCGGTGATGGCTTTCGGGCGCAAGGGCCTCTCGCTCCAGCGCTACAAGGGCCTGGGCGAGATGACCGCCCAGCAGCTCTGGGAGACGACGCTCGACCGCGACGTGCGCTCGCTGCTGCAGGTCAAAGTGAAGGACACGACCGACGCCGACGACCTGTTCGTGAAGCTGATGGGCGACGTGGTCGAACCGCGCCGCGAGTTCATCCAAGAAAATGCGCTCAGCGTCGCCAACCTCGACGTCTAA
- a CDS encoding ArsR/SmtB family transcription factor: MDERQALAAFAALGQEHRLRIVRALVTAGPDGLAAGALAIEVGVASTNLSFHLKELSHAGLIASRREGKSIIYSAAYAGLSDLIAFLMRDCCQGRPEVCAPAVAALSACVCPAGEAPHA; encoded by the coding sequence ATGGACGAACGGCAAGCCCTCGCGGCGTTCGCGGCCCTCGGCCAGGAGCACCGGCTCCGGATCGTGCGCGCCCTCGTCACCGCCGGTCCGGACGGCCTTGCCGCGGGGGCGCTGGCGATCGAGGTCGGGGTCGCGAGCACCAATCTGTCCTTCCACCTGAAAGAACTCTCGCACGCCGGCCTGATCGCCTCCCGCCGCGAGGGCAAGTCGATCATCTACAGCGCCGCCTACGCCGGCCTATCCGATCTGATCGCCTTTTTGATGCGCGACTGCTGCCAAGGCCGGCCCGAGGTCTGCGCCCCGGCCGTCGCCGCCCTGTCCGCTTGCGTTTGCCCTGCCGGGGAAGCTCCCCATGCCTGA
- a CDS encoding TlpA disulfide reductase family protein, with protein sequence MSNPDAGRLTRRAFAAGALSTITLSSPTAALPLLRGQRKQFVHFEPQPSMQPLRLRDLAGRTATLAAAKREAMRLYVWATWCPSCPVELPRLAREQAAIAARGVGVVAVSIDTVSTVVISTYLQRHGAGGLRVLHDPAAATLRAGQPDGTASPFQSWSMPLTFAVDRAARVRGYIAGGFDWLKPDSLAFLDVLAAQAPPAPFHAMPSRSG encoded by the coding sequence ATGTCAAACCCTGACGCGGGGCGGTTGACACGTCGGGCCTTCGCCGCGGGCGCCCTGTCTACGATCACCCTCTCATCGCCGACCGCCGCGCTGCCGCTCCTCAGGGGCCAGCGGAAGCAGTTCGTGCACTTCGAGCCGCAGCCGTCGATGCAGCCTCTCCGGCTTCGCGATCTCGCCGGCCGCACGGCCACCCTCGCGGCTGCGAAGCGCGAGGCGATGCGCCTGTACGTGTGGGCGACTTGGTGTCCGTCCTGCCCGGTCGAGCTGCCGCGGCTCGCGCGGGAGCAGGCCGCGATTGCGGCCCGCGGCGTTGGCGTCGTCGCCGTCAGCATCGACACCGTATCGACGGTCGTGATCTCCACCTACCTGCAGCGGCACGGGGCCGGCGGGCTACGGGTGCTCCACGACCCTGCGGCAGCGACCCTGCGGGCGGGCCAGCCCGACGGAACGGCCTCGCCGTTCCAAAGCTGGTCGATGCCGCTGACCTTCGCCGTCGACCGAGCCGCGCGCGTGCGGGGCTACATCGCCGGCGGCTTCGACTGGCTGAAACCGGACAGCTTGGCGTTCCTCGACGTCCTGGCCGCTCAGGCTCCACCGGCGCCGTTCCACGCGATGCCGAGCCGGTCGGGTTAG
- a CDS encoding MBL fold metallo-hydrolase, whose protein sequence is MPTPRAGIIPVTPFQQNCTLIWDDATKVAAVVDPGGDLDRIEAAIAQQGVTVEKILLTHGHIDHAGGAAELKERLGVPVEGPHRADQFLLDSLPETGANYGLDGARPITPDRWLDEGDAVTVGGLTFDILHAPGHSPGSVVFVSRDARFALVGDVVFKGSVGRTDLPGGNHEQLIDAIKRKVLPLGDDVAFIPGHGPTGTLGEERVSNPFLQD, encoded by the coding sequence ATGCCAACGCCCCGCGCCGGGATCATCCCGGTCACGCCCTTCCAGCAGAACTGCACCCTGATCTGGGACGACGCCACCAAGGTCGCCGCCGTGGTCGATCCCGGCGGCGACCTCGACCGGATCGAGGCGGCGATCGCCCAGCAGGGCGTGACCGTCGAGAAGATCCTGCTGACGCACGGCCATATCGACCACGCGGGCGGGGCGGCGGAGCTGAAGGAGCGCCTCGGCGTGCCGGTCGAGGGCCCGCACCGGGCCGACCAGTTCCTGCTCGACTCGCTCCCTGAGACCGGCGCCAATTACGGCCTCGACGGCGCCCGGCCGATCACCCCCGACCGCTGGCTCGACGAGGGCGACGCGGTCACGGTCGGCGGGCTGACCTTCGACATCCTGCATGCCCCCGGCCATTCCCCCGGCAGCGTGGTCTTCGTCTCCCGCGACGCGCGCTTCGCGCTCGTCGGCGACGTGGTGTTCAAGGGCTCGGTGGGCCGCACCGATCTGCCGGGCGGCAACCACGAGCAGCTGATCGACGCGATCAAGCGGAAGGTTCTGCCGCTCGGCGACGACGTCGCCTTCATCCCGGGCCACGGCCCGACCGGCACGCTCGGCGAGGAGCGCGTCTCGAACCCGTTCCTGCAGGATTGA
- a CDS encoding glycosyl hydrolase: MPRLIMPLLGGAILIVGSVAGHAQTSTVTTGSNGVSGSTTVTTGPNGKPCKVVHSDDAKSTGTLSSSVTAGPNGVSSSTTGGPSVTTRAGSGSTSSSASSSSSGGTTMTTTGDGDCVVTVPKDRK, encoded by the coding sequence ATGCCTCGCCTGATCATGCCGCTTCTCGGCGGCGCCATCCTCATCGTCGGGTCGGTTGCGGGCCACGCACAGACCAGCACGGTCACGACCGGCTCGAACGGCGTCTCCGGTAGCACGACCGTCACGACCGGCCCGAACGGCAAGCCGTGCAAGGTCGTGCATTCCGACGACGCGAAGAGCACCGGCACGCTGTCGAGTTCCGTTACGGCGGGACCGAACGGCGTCAGCAGCTCGACCACGGGCGGTCCTTCGGTGACGACGAGGGCCGGCAGCGGATCGACCAGCAGCTCCGCGTCCAGCTCCAGTTCCGGCGGCACCACCATGACCACCACCGGGGACGGCGATTGCGTCGTCACCGTACCCAAGGACAGGAAGTGA